Proteins encoded in a region of the Drosophila teissieri strain GT53w chromosome 4, Prin_Dtei_1.1, whole genome shotgun sequence genome:
- the LOC122622843 gene encoding glutamate receptor ionotropic, kainate 2 isoform X1: protein MVRKKRETIIKKNLQGRSYLKEICFSYIIFSILVIANALPPVIRVGAIFTDDKRESSIESAFKYAIYRINKEKTLLPNTQLVYDIEYVPRDDSFRTTKKVCSQLEAGVQAIFGPTDALLASHVQSICEAYDIPHIEGRIDLEYNSKEFSINLYPSHTLLTLAYRDIMVYLNWTKVAIIYEEDYGLFNLMHSSTEAKAEMYIRQASPDSYRQVLRAIRQKEIYKIIVDTNPSHIKTFFRSILQLQMNDHRYHYMFTTFDLETYDLEDFRYNSVNITAFRLVDVDSKRYLEVINQMQKLQNNGLEIINGIPYIQTESALMFDSVYAFATGLHFLNLDNRQNLYIKNLSCTSDQAWNDGISLYNQINAAITDGLTGNVNFVEGRRSIFKLDILKLKQEKIQKVGYWQPDGGVNISDPTAFYDSNIANITLVVMTREERPYVMVKEDQNLTGNIRFEGFCIDLLKAIATQVGFQYKIELVPDNMYGVYIPETNSWNGIVQELMERRADLAVASMTINYARESVIDFTKPFMNLGIGILFKVPTSQPTRLFSFMNPLAIEIWLYVLAAYILVSFALFVMARFSPYEWKNPHPCYKETDIVENQFTISNSFWFITGTFLRQGSGLNPKISDRAQTKFFSFIAPFAVEIWFYIVFGYIFVSISIWIVARLSPIEWVNSKPPCSMACDHILREIQKENWFEEQLELTNKQKMSENDEVYLSTDCKIQNSNNYVEYDDTTCDHGTVPLPLPNDVNEESSDDNTVDLVRIQNNFTLKNSFWFAIGALMQQGSNLYPRATSTRIVGGCWFFFCLIIISSYTANLAAFLTVERMISPIESASDLAEQTEISYGTLEGGSTMTFFRDSKIGIYQKMWRYMENRKTAVFVKTYEDGIKRVMEGSYAFLMESTMLDYAVQRDCNLTQIGGLLDSKGYGIATPKGSPWRDKISLAILELQEKGIIQILYDKWWKNTGDVCNRDDKSKESKANALGVENIGGVFVVLLCGLALAVVVAIFEFCWNSRKNLNTENQSLCSEMAEELRFAMHCHGSKSKHRPRKRNCLKCSSGPTYVPSNISTSNVGVHYNYFN, encoded by the exons ATG GTACGAAAAAAACGGGAAAccataataaagaaaaatttacaaggccGAAGTTACCTTAAAGAAATATGTTTTtcgtatataatattttccatACTCGTAATTGCAAATGCCTTGCCCCCAGTAATACGCGTGG GTGCCATATTTACCGACGATAAACGTGAAAGCAGTATTGAATCGGCATTTAAATACGCAATATACCGTATAAATAAGGAAAAGACTCTTCTTCCCAATACCCAATTGGTATACGATATTGAGTATGTGCCCCGAGATGACTCGTTTCGCACTACTAAAAAGGTTTGCAGCCAGTTGGAGGCAGGTGTTCAAGCCATTTTTGGCCCAACTGATGCTCTTCTAGCTAGTCATGTACAATCCATATGCGAAGCTTATGATATACCCCATATTGAAGGTCGAATTGATCTTGAATATAATTCTAAAGaattttctattaatttatacCCGTCGCATACGCTCTTAACTCTAGCATATAGAGATATAATGGTCTACTTGAACTGGACAAAGGTGGCAATAATTTATGAAGAAGATTATG GTCTATTTAATTTGATGCACTCATCTACTGAGGCGAAAGCGGAAATGTATATAAGGCAAGCAAGTCCGGATTCCTATCGTCAAGTTCTACGAGCGATACGTCAAAaggaaatttacaaaattatagTGGATACAAATCCATCTcacataaaaacattttttagatCC ATTTTACAACTACAAATGAATGACCATCGTTACCATTATATGTTTACAACATTC GACTTGGAGACATATGATCTGGAAGATTTCAGATATAACAGCGTAAATATAACTGCATTTCGGCTTGTGGATGTCGATAGTAAAAGATATCTTGAagtaataaatcaaatgcagaaattacaaaacaatGGATTGGAAATTATAAATGGAATTCCTTATATACAG aCAGAGTCCGCTTTAATGTTTGATTCGGTGTACGCGTTTGCGACTGGATTACACTTTCTAAATTTAGATAATCGTCAAAATCTTTATATCAAAAACCTCTCCTGCACCTCCGACCAAGCCTGGAATGATGGAATTTCATTATATAACCAAATAAATGCA GCTATTACAGACGGTTTGACTGGCAATGTCAATTTTGTGGAAGGTCGGCGAAGCATATTTAAACTTGATATTCTTAAACTAAAGCaagaaaaaatccaaaaagtTGGATATTGGCAGCCCGACGGAGGTGTAAACATTTCGGATCCAACGGCTTTCTACGATTCAAATATCGCAAATATAACATTGGTTGTTATGACTAGAGAG gAGCGCCCGTATGTTATGGTTAAAGAAGACCAAAATCTTACTGGAAATATAAGGTTTGAAGGATTTTGTATTGATCTTTTGAAAGCGATCGCGACACAAGTTGGGTTTcaatataaaattgaattgGTTCCCGATAATATGTACGGTGTTTACATACCAGAGACTAATTCATGGAATGGAATAGTGCAGGAATTAATGGAAAGG CGTGCTGATCTTGCTGTAGCCTCAATGACAATTAATTACGCTAGGGAAAGTGTTATTGACTTTACGAAACCATTTATGAATTTGGGCATTGGCATATTATTCAAG GTGCCGACAAGTCAACCCACACGACTGTTCTCCTTTATGAACCCTTTGGCAATCGAGATATGGCTTTATGTGCTAGCTGCATACATATTAGTATCTTTCGCGCTCTTTGTAATGGCTCGATTTTCTCCAtatgagtggaaaaaccccCATCCATGCTACAAGGAAACGGATATAGTGGAAAATCAGTTTACCATATCAAACAGTTTTTGGTTTATAACAGGAACATTCTTACGCCAAGGATCTGGACTTAATCCGAAG ATTTCAGACCGAGCTCAAACAAAATTTTTCTCATTCATTGCTCCATTCGCTGTTgaaatttggttttatattgtttttggaTACATTTTTGTATCAATCTCCATTTGGATTGTCGCTCGATTATCACCGATCGAATGGGTTAATTCAAAGCCGCCATGTTCAATGGCTTGTGACCATATTTTGCGCGaaattcaaaaagaaaattggTTTGAGGAACAACTGGagttaacaaacaaacaaaaaatgtcagAAAACGATGAAGTTTATTTAAGTACAGactgcaaaatacaaaattccaACAATTATGTTGAATATGATGATACTACTTGTGATCACGGTACTGTACCTTTACCACTACCTAATGATGTTAATGAAGAATCCTCGGATGATAATACAGTGGATTTAGTTCGAATCCAAAACAattttactttaaaaaatagtttttggtTTGCCATTGGCGCCCTTATGCAACAAGGTTCTAACTTATATCCTAGG GCAACCTCGACGCGTATTGTTGGTGGATGCTGgttctttttttgcctaatCATTATATCTTCATACACTGCCAACCTAGCTGCATTTTTAACTGTTGAACGGATGATTTCACCCATAGAAAGCGCTTCTGATTTGGCAGAGCAAACAGAAATATCATATGGAACTTTGGAAGGTGGATCTACAATGACATTTTTTAGG gATTCCAAAATTGGTATTTATCAAAAAATGTGGCGTTATatggaaaaccgaaaaacagCTGTATTTGTTAAAACTTATGAAGACGGAATTAAACGGGTAATGGAAGGAAGCTATGCTTTTTTGATGGAATCTACAATGCTGGACTATGCTGTTCAACGTGATTGTAATTTAACCCAAATAGGAGGTCTGCTTGACTCTAAAGGTTATGgtattgccacgcccaaggGCTCTCCTTGGAGAGATAAAATTTCACTCGCTATTTTAGAGCTACAAGAAAAGGGCAtaattcaaatattatatgaCAAATGGTGGAAAAATACAGGTGACGTTTGCAACAGAGATGATAAGAGCAAGGAGTCCAAAGCTAATGCACTTGGAGTAGAAAATATtg GTGGCGTATTTGTTGTTCTCCTTTGTGGACTTGCGCTTGCAGTTGTTGTGGCCATCTTTGAGTTTTGTTGGAACTccagaaaaaatttaaacacagaaaatcaatctCTGTGTTCAGAAATGGCAGAGGAACTTCGTTTTGCAATGCACTGCCATGgatcaaaatcaaaacacagGCCGCGAAAACGGAATTGCCTTAAATGTTCTTCTGGACCAACATACGTTCCGAGTAATATAAGCACATCAAATGTGGGCGTTCactataattattttaattaa
- the LOC122622843 gene encoding glutamate receptor ionotropic, kainate 1 isoform X4: MVRKKRETIIKKNLQGRSYLKEICFSYIIFSILVIANALPPVIRVGAIFTDDKRESSIESAFKYAIYRINKEKTLLPNTQLVYDIEYVPRDDSFRTTKKVCSQLEAGVQAIFGPTDALLASHVQSICEAYDIPHIEGRIDLEYNSKEFSINLYPSHTLLTLAYRDIMVYLNWTKVAIIYEEDYGLFNLMHSSTEAKAEMYIRQASPDSYRQVLRAIRQKEIYKIIVDTNPSHIKTFFRSILQLQMNDHRYHYMFTTFDLETYDLEDFRYNSVNITAFRLVDVDSKRYLEVINQMQKLQNNGLEIINGIPYIQTESALMFDSVYAFATGLHFLNLDNRQNLYIKNLSCTSDQAWNDGISLYNQINAAITDGLTGNVNFVEGRRSIFKLDILKLKQEKIQKVGYWQPDGGVNISDPTAFYDSNIANITLVVMTREERPYVMVKEDQNLTGNIRFEGFCIDLLKAIATQVGFQYKIELVPDNMYGVYIPETNSWNGIVQELMERRADLAVASMTINYARESVIDFTKPFMNLGIGILFKVPTSQPTRLFSFMNPLAIEIWLYVLAAYILVSFALFVMARFSPYEWKNPHPCYKETDIVENQFTISNSFWFITGTFLRQGSGLNPKATSTRIVGGCWFFFCLIIISSYTANLAAFLTVERMISPIESASDLAEQTEISYGTLEGGSTMTFFRDSKIGIYQKMWRYMENRKTAVFVKTYEDGIKRVMEGSYAFLMESTMLDYAVQRDCNLTQIGGLLDSKGYGIATPKGSPWRDKISLAILELQEKGIIQILYDKWWKNTGDVCNRDDKSKESKANALGVENIGGVFVVLLCGLALAVVVAIFEFCWNSRKNLNTENQSLCSEMAEELRFAMHCHGSKSKHRPRKRNCLKCSSGPTYVPSNISTSNVGVHYNYFN; this comes from the exons ATG GTACGAAAAAAACGGGAAAccataataaagaaaaatttacaaggccGAAGTTACCTTAAAGAAATATGTTTTtcgtatataatattttccatACTCGTAATTGCAAATGCCTTGCCCCCAGTAATACGCGTGG GTGCCATATTTACCGACGATAAACGTGAAAGCAGTATTGAATCGGCATTTAAATACGCAATATACCGTATAAATAAGGAAAAGACTCTTCTTCCCAATACCCAATTGGTATACGATATTGAGTATGTGCCCCGAGATGACTCGTTTCGCACTACTAAAAAGGTTTGCAGCCAGTTGGAGGCAGGTGTTCAAGCCATTTTTGGCCCAACTGATGCTCTTCTAGCTAGTCATGTACAATCCATATGCGAAGCTTATGATATACCCCATATTGAAGGTCGAATTGATCTTGAATATAATTCTAAAGaattttctattaatttatacCCGTCGCATACGCTCTTAACTCTAGCATATAGAGATATAATGGTCTACTTGAACTGGACAAAGGTGGCAATAATTTATGAAGAAGATTATG GTCTATTTAATTTGATGCACTCATCTACTGAGGCGAAAGCGGAAATGTATATAAGGCAAGCAAGTCCGGATTCCTATCGTCAAGTTCTACGAGCGATACGTCAAAaggaaatttacaaaattatagTGGATACAAATCCATCTcacataaaaacattttttagatCC ATTTTACAACTACAAATGAATGACCATCGTTACCATTATATGTTTACAACATTC GACTTGGAGACATATGATCTGGAAGATTTCAGATATAACAGCGTAAATATAACTGCATTTCGGCTTGTGGATGTCGATAGTAAAAGATATCTTGAagtaataaatcaaatgcagaaattacaaaacaatGGATTGGAAATTATAAATGGAATTCCTTATATACAG aCAGAGTCCGCTTTAATGTTTGATTCGGTGTACGCGTTTGCGACTGGATTACACTTTCTAAATTTAGATAATCGTCAAAATCTTTATATCAAAAACCTCTCCTGCACCTCCGACCAAGCCTGGAATGATGGAATTTCATTATATAACCAAATAAATGCA GCTATTACAGACGGTTTGACTGGCAATGTCAATTTTGTGGAAGGTCGGCGAAGCATATTTAAACTTGATATTCTTAAACTAAAGCaagaaaaaatccaaaaagtTGGATATTGGCAGCCCGACGGAGGTGTAAACATTTCGGATCCAACGGCTTTCTACGATTCAAATATCGCAAATATAACATTGGTTGTTATGACTAGAGAG gAGCGCCCGTATGTTATGGTTAAAGAAGACCAAAATCTTACTGGAAATATAAGGTTTGAAGGATTTTGTATTGATCTTTTGAAAGCGATCGCGACACAAGTTGGGTTTcaatataaaattgaattgGTTCCCGATAATATGTACGGTGTTTACATACCAGAGACTAATTCATGGAATGGAATAGTGCAGGAATTAATGGAAAGG CGTGCTGATCTTGCTGTAGCCTCAATGACAATTAATTACGCTAGGGAAAGTGTTATTGACTTTACGAAACCATTTATGAATTTGGGCATTGGCATATTATTCAAG GTGCCGACAAGTCAACCCACACGACTGTTCTCCTTTATGAACCCTTTGGCAATCGAGATATGGCTTTATGTGCTAGCTGCATACATATTAGTATCTTTCGCGCTCTTTGTAATGGCTCGATTTTCTCCAtatgagtggaaaaaccccCATCCATGCTACAAGGAAACGGATATAGTGGAAAATCAGTTTACCATATCAAACAGTTTTTGGTTTATAACAGGAACATTCTTACGCCAAGGATCTGGACTTAATCCGAAG GCAACCTCGACGCGTATTGTTGGTGGATGCTGgttctttttttgcctaatCATTATATCTTCATACACTGCCAACCTAGCTGCATTTTTAACTGTTGAACGGATGATTTCACCCATAGAAAGCGCTTCTGATTTGGCAGAGCAAACAGAAATATCATATGGAACTTTGGAAGGTGGATCTACAATGACATTTTTTAGG gATTCCAAAATTGGTATTTATCAAAAAATGTGGCGTTATatggaaaaccgaaaaacagCTGTATTTGTTAAAACTTATGAAGACGGAATTAAACGGGTAATGGAAGGAAGCTATGCTTTTTTGATGGAATCTACAATGCTGGACTATGCTGTTCAACGTGATTGTAATTTAACCCAAATAGGAGGTCTGCTTGACTCTAAAGGTTATGgtattgccacgcccaaggGCTCTCCTTGGAGAGATAAAATTTCACTCGCTATTTTAGAGCTACAAGAAAAGGGCAtaattcaaatattatatgaCAAATGGTGGAAAAATACAGGTGACGTTTGCAACAGAGATGATAAGAGCAAGGAGTCCAAAGCTAATGCACTTGGAGTAGAAAATATtg GTGGCGTATTTGTTGTTCTCCTTTGTGGACTTGCGCTTGCAGTTGTTGTGGCCATCTTTGAGTTTTGTTGGAACTccagaaaaaatttaaacacagaaaatcaatctCTGTGTTCAGAAATGGCAGAGGAACTTCGTTTTGCAATGCACTGCCATGgatcaaaatcaaaacacagGCCGCGAAAACGGAATTGCCTTAAATGTTCTTCTGGACCAACATACGTTCCGAGTAATATAAGCACATCAAATGTGGGCGTTCactataattattttaattaa
- the LOC122622843 gene encoding glutamate receptor ionotropic, kainate 2 isoform X3, with protein MVRKKRETIIKKNLQGRSYLKEICFSYIIFSILVIANALPPVIRVGAIFTDDKRESSIESAFKYAIYRINKEKTLLPNTQLVYDIEYVPRDDSFRTTKKVCSQLEAGVQAIFGPTDALLASHVQSICEAYDIPHIEGRIDLEYNSKEFSINLYPSHTLLTLAYRDIMVYLNWTKVAIIYEEDYGLFNLMHSSTEAKAEMYIRQASPDSYRQVLRAIRQKEIYKIIVDTNPSHIKTFFRSILQLQMNDHRYHYMFTTFDLETYDLEDFRYNSVNITAFRLVDVDSKRYLEVINQMQKLQNNGLEIINGIPYIQAITDGLTGNVNFVEGRRSIFKLDILKLKQEKIQKVGYWQPDGGVNISDPTAFYDSNIANITLVVMTREERPYVMVKEDQNLTGNIRFEGFCIDLLKAIATQVGFQYKIELVPDNMYGVYIPETNSWNGIVQELMERRADLAVASMTINYARESVIDFTKPFMNLGIGILFKVPTSQPTRLFSFMNPLAIEIWLYVLAAYILVSFALFVMARFSPYEWKNPHPCYKETDIVENQFTISNSFWFITGTFLRQGSGLNPKISDRAQTKFFSFIAPFAVEIWFYIVFGYIFVSISIWIVARLSPIEWVNSKPPCSMACDHILREIQKENWFEEQLELTNKQKMSENDEVYLSTDCKIQNSNNYVEYDDTTCDHGTVPLPLPNDVNEESSDDNTVDLVRIQNNFTLKNSFWFAIGALMQQGSNLYPRATSTRIVGGCWFFFCLIIISSYTANLAAFLTVERMISPIESASDLAEQTEISYGTLEGGSTMTFFRDSKIGIYQKMWRYMENRKTAVFVKTYEDGIKRVMEGSYAFLMESTMLDYAVQRDCNLTQIGGLLDSKGYGIATPKGSPWRDKISLAILELQEKGIIQILYDKWWKNTGDVCNRDDKSKESKANALGVENIGGVFVVLLCGLALAVVVAIFEFCWNSRKNLNTENQSLCSEMAEELRFAMHCHGSKSKHRPRKRNCLKCSSGPTYVPSNISTSNVGVHYNYFN; from the exons ATG GTACGAAAAAAACGGGAAAccataataaagaaaaatttacaaggccGAAGTTACCTTAAAGAAATATGTTTTtcgtatataatattttccatACTCGTAATTGCAAATGCCTTGCCCCCAGTAATACGCGTGG GTGCCATATTTACCGACGATAAACGTGAAAGCAGTATTGAATCGGCATTTAAATACGCAATATACCGTATAAATAAGGAAAAGACTCTTCTTCCCAATACCCAATTGGTATACGATATTGAGTATGTGCCCCGAGATGACTCGTTTCGCACTACTAAAAAGGTTTGCAGCCAGTTGGAGGCAGGTGTTCAAGCCATTTTTGGCCCAACTGATGCTCTTCTAGCTAGTCATGTACAATCCATATGCGAAGCTTATGATATACCCCATATTGAAGGTCGAATTGATCTTGAATATAATTCTAAAGaattttctattaatttatacCCGTCGCATACGCTCTTAACTCTAGCATATAGAGATATAATGGTCTACTTGAACTGGACAAAGGTGGCAATAATTTATGAAGAAGATTATG GTCTATTTAATTTGATGCACTCATCTACTGAGGCGAAAGCGGAAATGTATATAAGGCAAGCAAGTCCGGATTCCTATCGTCAAGTTCTACGAGCGATACGTCAAAaggaaatttacaaaattatagTGGATACAAATCCATCTcacataaaaacattttttagatCC ATTTTACAACTACAAATGAATGACCATCGTTACCATTATATGTTTACAACATTC GACTTGGAGACATATGATCTGGAAGATTTCAGATATAACAGCGTAAATATAACTGCATTTCGGCTTGTGGATGTCGATAGTAAAAGATATCTTGAagtaataaatcaaatgcagaaattacaaaacaatGGATTGGAAATTATAAATGGAATTCCTTATATACAG GCTATTACAGACGGTTTGACTGGCAATGTCAATTTTGTGGAAGGTCGGCGAAGCATATTTAAACTTGATATTCTTAAACTAAAGCaagaaaaaatccaaaaagtTGGATATTGGCAGCCCGACGGAGGTGTAAACATTTCGGATCCAACGGCTTTCTACGATTCAAATATCGCAAATATAACATTGGTTGTTATGACTAGAGAG gAGCGCCCGTATGTTATGGTTAAAGAAGACCAAAATCTTACTGGAAATATAAGGTTTGAAGGATTTTGTATTGATCTTTTGAAAGCGATCGCGACACAAGTTGGGTTTcaatataaaattgaattgGTTCCCGATAATATGTACGGTGTTTACATACCAGAGACTAATTCATGGAATGGAATAGTGCAGGAATTAATGGAAAGG CGTGCTGATCTTGCTGTAGCCTCAATGACAATTAATTACGCTAGGGAAAGTGTTATTGACTTTACGAAACCATTTATGAATTTGGGCATTGGCATATTATTCAAG GTGCCGACAAGTCAACCCACACGACTGTTCTCCTTTATGAACCCTTTGGCAATCGAGATATGGCTTTATGTGCTAGCTGCATACATATTAGTATCTTTCGCGCTCTTTGTAATGGCTCGATTTTCTCCAtatgagtggaaaaaccccCATCCATGCTACAAGGAAACGGATATAGTGGAAAATCAGTTTACCATATCAAACAGTTTTTGGTTTATAACAGGAACATTCTTACGCCAAGGATCTGGACTTAATCCGAAG ATTTCAGACCGAGCTCAAACAAAATTTTTCTCATTCATTGCTCCATTCGCTGTTgaaatttggttttatattgtttttggaTACATTTTTGTATCAATCTCCATTTGGATTGTCGCTCGATTATCACCGATCGAATGGGTTAATTCAAAGCCGCCATGTTCAATGGCTTGTGACCATATTTTGCGCGaaattcaaaaagaaaattggTTTGAGGAACAACTGGagttaacaaacaaacaaaaaatgtcagAAAACGATGAAGTTTATTTAAGTACAGactgcaaaatacaaaattccaACAATTATGTTGAATATGATGATACTACTTGTGATCACGGTACTGTACCTTTACCACTACCTAATGATGTTAATGAAGAATCCTCGGATGATAATACAGTGGATTTAGTTCGAATCCAAAACAattttactttaaaaaatagtttttggtTTGCCATTGGCGCCCTTATGCAACAAGGTTCTAACTTATATCCTAGG GCAACCTCGACGCGTATTGTTGGTGGATGCTGgttctttttttgcctaatCATTATATCTTCATACACTGCCAACCTAGCTGCATTTTTAACTGTTGAACGGATGATTTCACCCATAGAAAGCGCTTCTGATTTGGCAGAGCAAACAGAAATATCATATGGAACTTTGGAAGGTGGATCTACAATGACATTTTTTAGG gATTCCAAAATTGGTATTTATCAAAAAATGTGGCGTTATatggaaaaccgaaaaacagCTGTATTTGTTAAAACTTATGAAGACGGAATTAAACGGGTAATGGAAGGAAGCTATGCTTTTTTGATGGAATCTACAATGCTGGACTATGCTGTTCAACGTGATTGTAATTTAACCCAAATAGGAGGTCTGCTTGACTCTAAAGGTTATGgtattgccacgcccaaggGCTCTCCTTGGAGAGATAAAATTTCACTCGCTATTTTAGAGCTACAAGAAAAGGGCAtaattcaaatattatatgaCAAATGGTGGAAAAATACAGGTGACGTTTGCAACAGAGATGATAAGAGCAAGGAGTCCAAAGCTAATGCACTTGGAGTAGAAAATATtg GTGGCGTATTTGTTGTTCTCCTTTGTGGACTTGCGCTTGCAGTTGTTGTGGCCATCTTTGAGTTTTGTTGGAACTccagaaaaaatttaaacacagaaaatcaatctCTGTGTTCAGAAATGGCAGAGGAACTTCGTTTTGCAATGCACTGCCATGgatcaaaatcaaaacacagGCCGCGAAAACGGAATTGCCTTAAATGTTCTTCTGGACCAACATACGTTCCGAGTAATATAAGCACATCAAATGTGGGCGTTCactataattattttaattaa